A DNA window from Hymenobacter aquaticus contains the following coding sequences:
- a CDS encoding 2-phosphosulfolactate phosphatase: protein MPSLDICFSPELLPLYDLRGKVAVVVDILRATSSIVTALAAGVTHVVPFSELDECRALAAQGYLTAAERDGRQAEGFDLGNSPFGYLDGVLPVRGRGVAITTTNGTRALHLSLGAEAVVIGAFLNLEAVAQFARAQGKDVVVVCAGWKGMFNLEDTVFGGALAERLAADFDTTGSDATLAARHLWEQAKPDLEGYLLQSAHVRRLNSLEANKDFAYCVQLDTHDIVPIWRDGKLVVNT from the coding sequence ATGCCCTCTCTCGATATTTGCTTTAGCCCCGAACTGTTGCCGTTGTATGATTTGCGGGGGAAAGTGGCCGTGGTGGTCGATATTCTGCGGGCCACTTCCTCTATCGTGACGGCGCTGGCGGCGGGCGTGACGCACGTGGTGCCGTTCAGCGAGCTGGACGAGTGCCGGGCCCTGGCCGCGCAGGGCTACCTCACGGCGGCCGAGCGCGACGGGCGGCAGGCCGAGGGCTTCGACCTGGGTAACTCGCCTTTCGGCTACCTCGATGGGGTGCTGCCGGTGCGGGGTCGGGGCGTGGCCATCACGACTACCAACGGCACCCGGGCCCTGCACCTGTCGCTGGGGGCCGAGGCCGTGGTCATCGGGGCCTTCCTGAATCTGGAGGCGGTGGCGCAGTTCGCGCGGGCGCAGGGCAAGGACGTGGTGGTGGTGTGCGCCGGCTGGAAAGGCATGTTCAATCTGGAAGATACCGTGTTTGGCGGGGCCCTGGCCGAGCGGCTGGCCGCCGATTTCGACACCACGGGCAGCGACGCCACGCTGGCCGCCCGCCACTTGTGGGAACAGGCCAAGCCCGATCTGGAAGGGTACCTGTTGCAGTCGGCCCACGTGCGGCGGCTGAACTCGCTGGAGGCGAATAAGGACTTTGCCTATTGCGTGCAGCTCGATACGCACGATATCGTGCCGATCTGGCGGGACGGGAAGTTGGTCGTGAATACTTAG
- a CDS encoding nucleotide pyrophosphohydrolase, which produces MTIEEAQQTVDTWIQTTGVRYFNELTNMAMLTEEVGEVARIIARQYGEQSFKESDKDKVLADELADVLFVVICLANQTGVNLTEALQRNLAKKTQRDATRHQQNEKLR; this is translated from the coding sequence ATGACCATTGAAGAAGCCCAACAGACCGTGGACACCTGGATTCAGACTACCGGCGTGCGGTATTTCAACGAGTTGACCAACATGGCCATGCTCACCGAGGAAGTCGGGGAAGTAGCCCGCATCATTGCCCGGCAGTACGGCGAGCAGTCGTTCAAGGAGTCGGACAAGGACAAGGTGCTGGCCGACGAGTTGGCCGACGTGCTGTTCGTAGTTATCTGCCTGGCCAACCAAACCGGCGTCAACCTGACCGAAGCCCTGCAACGCAACTTGGCCAAGAAAACCCAGCGCGACGCCACCCGCCACCAGCAAAACGAGAAGCTGCGCTAA
- the dtd gene encoding D-aminoacyl-tRNA deacylase, whose translation MRVVLQRVSQASVTVEGRVTGQIGPGLLVLAGFSPDDDAKSLDWMARKLVQLRIFGDEEGKMNRSVQDIQGQVLVVSQFTLLADARKGNRPSYIGAAPPPVAIPLYQQFVQLLETLLGQPVPTGEFGADMQVSLLNDGPVTIVLDSPER comes from the coding sequence ATGCGAGTCGTTCTTCAGCGCGTCAGCCAAGCCAGCGTCACCGTCGAGGGGCGCGTCACCGGCCAGATCGGCCCCGGCCTGCTGGTGCTGGCCGGCTTCTCCCCCGATGACGACGCCAAATCCCTCGACTGGATGGCCCGCAAGCTGGTGCAGCTGCGCATTTTCGGCGACGAAGAAGGCAAGATGAACCGCAGCGTGCAGGACATTCAGGGCCAGGTGCTGGTGGTAAGCCAGTTTACCCTGCTGGCCGACGCCCGCAAGGGCAACCGCCCCAGCTACATCGGGGCCGCCCCGCCGCCCGTGGCCATTCCGCTCTACCAGCAGTTTGTGCAGCTGCTCGAAACCCTGCTGGGCCAGCCCGTGCCCACCGGCGAATTCGGCGCCGACATGCAAGTCAGCCTGCTCAACGACGGCCCCGTCACCATCGTGCTGGACTCGCCTGAAAGGTGA
- the mltG gene encoding endolytic transglycosylase MltG, protein MSEQHPSPSTSLWGRVGRGLLLVFLLAGSVAFYLAWQALWKPNVAASPFGPAYLYIRSGSSFQAVLDSLRQHELLRDPETFEQVARWREYPAHVRPGRYLLTPNLSNSELVAKLSRGQQDTVAFTLDAFKYKPQLVRQVARQLEADSGQLRRLLNDNGLLLRRYHLDTTTILTLFLPGPYRFEWNTSATQFLDSAAAMHQRFWTPRRRQQADSLRLTPTQVHVLASIVQRETSEPTDKPIIAGVYLNRLRTGMRLQADPTLLWAIGNFGVKRVLNKDKLVDSPYNTYKHKGLPPGPITSANRQSLNAVLRPAAHQYFFFCARPDHSGFSDFAESYADHKRNARKYQHTLDSLKILR, encoded by the coding sequence TTGAGTGAACAGCATCCTTCCCCGTCTACGTCGCTCTGGGGGCGGGTAGGTCGGGGCCTTCTTCTGGTATTTCTCCTGGCGGGCAGCGTAGCATTCTACCTGGCCTGGCAGGCGCTCTGGAAACCCAACGTCGCCGCGTCGCCTTTCGGGCCGGCTTACCTGTACATCCGCTCCGGCTCCTCGTTTCAGGCCGTGCTCGACTCGCTGCGGCAGCACGAGCTGCTGCGCGACCCGGAAACCTTTGAGCAAGTAGCCCGCTGGCGCGAATACCCCGCCCACGTGCGGCCCGGCCGCTATTTGCTGACTCCAAACCTGAGCAACTCGGAGCTGGTAGCCAAGCTCAGCCGGGGCCAGCAGGATACGGTGGCTTTTACCCTCGACGCCTTTAAGTACAAGCCCCAACTGGTGCGCCAGGTAGCCCGGCAGCTTGAAGCCGACTCGGGCCAGCTGCGCCGCCTGCTCAACGACAACGGCCTGCTGCTGCGCCGCTACCACCTCGACACGACCACCATCCTGACCCTATTTCTGCCGGGCCCTTACCGGTTTGAGTGGAACACCTCGGCCACCCAGTTCCTGGACTCGGCCGCGGCCATGCACCAGCGGTTCTGGACGCCCCGGCGGCGCCAGCAGGCCGATTCGCTTCGGCTGACGCCCACACAGGTGCACGTGCTGGCCAGCATCGTGCAGCGCGAAACCTCCGAGCCGACCGACAAGCCCATTATTGCCGGGGTGTACCTGAACCGGCTGCGCACCGGCATGCGCCTGCAGGCCGACCCTACCCTGCTCTGGGCCATCGGCAACTTTGGGGTGAAGCGGGTGCTCAACAAGGATAAGCTCGTGGATTCGCCCTACAACACCTACAAGCACAAAGGCCTGCCGCCCGGCCCCATTACCTCGGCCAACCGCCAAAGCCTGAACGCCGTGCTGCGGCCCGCGGCGCACCAGTACTTTTTCTTCTGCGCCCGGCCCGACCACAGCGGCTTCTCCGACTTTGCCGAGTCGTATGCCGACCACAAGCGCAACGCCCGCAAGTACCAGCATACGTTGGATAGCCTGAAAATTCTGCGCTAA
- a CDS encoding class I SAM-dependent methyltransferase, whose amino-acid sequence MSSSAKEQFDRQATHYNTQWNTWSEALLRWLAEHADAQPTDTVLDVATGTGFTALAFAPHVQSVVGLDVSTGMLTEARKRQQEQGLTNVLWVTGAAEALPFLDASFSLVTCRVAPHHFESVPQFLAEVARVLRPGGRFLLADTTVPDHEPRSSEWQNKVEKLRDPSHVRNLSPEEWRAALEEAGLRVEELGEPEADGTMGLNDWLDKAGCTGKNAIQVRGEFRNTSEMIRRQFQIREVADGDFTFVWRRVVAKAIKP is encoded by the coding sequence ATGTCTTCCTCCGCCAAAGAACAGTTCGACCGTCAGGCCACGCACTACAACACGCAGTGGAACACCTGGAGTGAAGCCTTGCTGCGCTGGCTGGCCGAGCACGCCGACGCCCAACCCACTGATACGGTACTCGACGTGGCCACCGGCACCGGCTTTACGGCCCTGGCCTTTGCCCCGCACGTGCAGTCGGTAGTAGGGCTCGACGTGTCGACGGGCATGCTGACGGAGGCGCGCAAGCGGCAGCAGGAGCAGGGCCTGACCAACGTGCTGTGGGTGACGGGGGCCGCCGAAGCCCTGCCGTTTCTGGATGCCTCGTTCAGCCTCGTGACCTGCCGGGTAGCCCCCCACCACTTCGAGTCGGTACCGCAGTTTCTGGCCGAAGTGGCGCGGGTGCTGCGGCCCGGCGGCCGGTTTCTGCTGGCCGATACCACCGTGCCCGACCACGAGCCCCGCAGCAGTGAGTGGCAGAACAAGGTGGAAAAATTGCGCGACCCCTCGCACGTGCGCAACCTCTCGCCCGAGGAGTGGCGCGCGGCCCTGGAAGAAGCCGGCTTGCGGGTAGAGGAACTCGGGGAGCCCGAGGCCGACGGCACGATGGGCCTGAACGATTGGCTGGACAAGGCCGGCTGCACGGGCAAGAACGCCATTCAGGTGCGGGGCGAGTTTCGCAATACCTCCGAAATGATCCGCCGCCAGTTCCAGATCCGGGAGGTTGCCGACGGAGACTTTACCTTTGTGTGGCGGCGGGTGGTGGCAAAGGCCATCAAGCCCTAA
- a CDS encoding helix-turn-helix domain-containing protein: MKLRELRQERGFTPAELARACDVSVSYLNEIEKGKKYPKADKILSLSKVLEVSYDQLTSLTLSRKLEPISELLQSDLLKEFPLEMFGLDPVRIVELISDAPAKMNAFIGTLFEIARNYEMRQEHFFLAALRSYQEMHDNYFEELEQDVRTFIVQEKLLVAAPFATRQLERVLTEKYGYTVDRTKLGEYASLGRLRSVFQPKTKRLLMRPGLSGAQEAFVLGREIAFNYLNLRERPYVNASFPVRSFDEVLNNFKASYFAGALLMEEESLTRDFQKLFASKKWDPTAFLDLITKYDVSPEMFMQRITNLLPRHFGLQSLFFLRFDQANAESAFVLSKELHLSRLHNPHGNELHEHYCRRWVSLRLISDLRQQAPEAAPTTAISAQRSHYFGTDDEYLCLTLARAGGANEPAVSVTVGLLCDDNLRQKVTFLDDPGIPVRIVNETCERCAIHDCEVRAAAPIEIERKQRTQELEAAIATLVNGG; encoded by the coding sequence TTGAAGCTGCGCGAGCTGCGGCAGGAACGCGGCTTCACCCCCGCCGAGCTGGCCCGGGCCTGCGACGTATCGGTTTCCTACCTGAATGAGATTGAGAAGGGCAAAAAATACCCCAAAGCGGATAAGATCCTGAGCCTGAGCAAAGTGCTGGAAGTAAGCTACGACCAGCTTACTTCGCTCACCCTGAGCCGGAAGCTGGAGCCCATTTCCGAGCTGCTGCAGTCGGATCTGCTTAAGGAGTTTCCGCTGGAAATGTTCGGGCTGGACCCGGTGCGCATCGTGGAGCTGATTTCGGACGCGCCGGCCAAGATGAACGCCTTCATCGGGACGCTGTTTGAAATTGCCCGCAACTACGAAATGCGGCAGGAACACTTCTTTCTGGCCGCCCTGCGCTCTTACCAGGAAATGCACGACAACTACTTCGAAGAGCTGGAGCAGGACGTGCGCACGTTTATCGTGCAGGAAAAGCTGCTGGTGGCCGCCCCCTTCGCCACCCGGCAGCTGGAGCGGGTGCTGACGGAAAAGTACGGCTATACCGTGGACCGCACCAAGCTGGGCGAGTACGCCAGCCTGGGCCGGCTGCGCTCCGTATTTCAGCCCAAAACCAAGCGCCTGCTGATGCGCCCCGGCCTGAGCGGGGCCCAGGAGGCCTTCGTGCTGGGCCGCGAAATTGCCTTCAACTACCTGAATCTGCGCGAGCGGCCCTACGTGAATGCCTCGTTTCCGGTGCGCAGCTTCGATGAGGTGCTCAACAACTTCAAGGCGTCGTACTTCGCCGGGGCCCTCTTGATGGAGGAGGAAAGCCTCACCCGCGACTTTCAAAAGCTGTTTGCCAGCAAGAAGTGGGACCCCACGGCGTTTCTGGACCTGATAACGAAGTATGACGTGTCGCCGGAGATGTTTATGCAGCGCATCACCAACCTGCTGCCCCGGCACTTCGGCCTGCAAAGCCTGTTTTTCCTGCGCTTCGACCAGGCCAATGCCGAGTCGGCCTTCGTGCTGAGCAAGGAGCTGCACCTCTCGCGCCTGCACAACCCCCACGGCAACGAGCTGCACGAGCATTACTGCCGCCGCTGGGTGTCATTGCGCCTGATTTCGGACTTGCGCCAGCAGGCTCCCGAGGCCGCCCCGACTACGGCTATTTCGGCGCAACGCTCCCACTATTTCGGCACCGACGACGAATACCTGTGCCTGACCCTGGCCCGGGCCGGCGGGGCCAACGAGCCGGCCGTGAGCGTCACGGTGGGCTTGCTCTGCGACGACAACCTGCGCCAGAAGGTCACCTTCCTCGACGACCCGGGCATCCCGGTGCGCATCGTGAACGAAACCTGCGAGCGGTGCGCCATCCACGACTGCGAAGTGCGGGCCGCCGCCCCCATCGAAATCGAGCGGAAGCAGCGCACCCAGGAGCTGGAAGCCGCCATTGCCACGCTGGTAAATGGGGGGTGA
- the aceB gene encoding malate synthase A: protein MSPFAEPQTLVSPPAYLTPERVKVVGAYSPEFAEILTPSALAFVAELHRRFDRTRRELLLRREARQRDFEAGILPDFLPETQMIREKPWTVAPVPADLQDRRVEITGPVERKMIINALNSGAKVFMADLEDSNSPTWANVVEGQRNLRDAVRRTISLSTPTKEYKLNAETATLVVRPRGWHLVEKHVLVDGEPISASMFDFGLYFFHNAHELCSRGSAPYYYLPKIESHLEARLWNDIFGFAQWSLKMPKCTIKATVLIETLPAAFELNEILYELREHSAGLNCGRWDYIFSYIKRLGLKPEFRLPDRAQVTMTVPFMSAYSQLVIQTCHRRGVHAIGGMAAQIPIKNDPEANEAALEKVRLDKVREAKNGHDGTWVAHPGLVPVALAVFNELMPQPNQIDNKREDVQVTAADLVKAPQGTITEDGLKLNIDVAIQYIEAWLGGNGCVPIYNLMEDAATAEISRAQVWQWLHTPGTTLQDGREITVELYRSYVPQQLEKIRALVGEERYTRGQYLPAARLFDSLVTSQKFVEFLTVPAYEQLP, encoded by the coding sequence ATGTCACCTTTCGCTGAGCCCCAGACCCTGGTTTCGCCGCCTGCCTACCTCACGCCCGAGCGGGTGAAAGTGGTGGGTGCTTATTCGCCCGAGTTTGCCGAAATCCTGACGCCCTCGGCCCTGGCTTTCGTGGCCGAGCTGCACCGCCGCTTCGACCGGACCCGCCGGGAGCTGCTGCTGCGCCGCGAAGCCCGGCAGCGCGACTTCGAGGCCGGCATCCTGCCCGACTTCCTGCCCGAAACCCAGATGATTCGGGAAAAGCCCTGGACCGTAGCACCCGTACCCGCCGACTTGCAGGACCGCCGCGTGGAAATTACCGGGCCGGTGGAGCGCAAGATGATTATCAACGCCCTGAACTCGGGGGCCAAGGTGTTTATGGCCGACCTGGAAGATTCCAACTCGCCGACCTGGGCCAACGTGGTGGAGGGGCAGCGCAACCTGCGCGACGCCGTGCGCCGCACCATTTCGCTGAGCACGCCCACCAAGGAGTACAAGCTGAACGCGGAAACGGCCACGCTGGTGGTGCGGCCCCGGGGCTGGCACCTGGTGGAAAAGCACGTCCTGGTCGACGGGGAGCCCATCAGCGCCTCCATGTTCGATTTCGGACTGTACTTTTTCCACAACGCCCACGAGCTGTGCAGCCGCGGCAGCGCGCCGTATTATTACCTGCCCAAGATTGAAAGTCACCTGGAAGCCCGGCTCTGGAACGACATTTTCGGCTTTGCCCAGTGGTCGTTGAAAATGCCCAAGTGCACCATCAAGGCTACGGTGCTGATTGAAACCCTGCCCGCCGCGTTTGAGCTGAATGAAATTCTGTATGAGCTGCGGGAGCACAGCGCCGGCCTCAACTGTGGCCGCTGGGACTATATCTTCTCCTACATCAAGCGTCTGGGGTTGAAGCCGGAATTCCGCCTGCCCGACCGCGCCCAGGTGACGATGACGGTGCCGTTTATGTCGGCCTATTCCCAGCTGGTTATCCAGACCTGCCACCGCCGCGGGGTGCACGCCATCGGGGGCATGGCCGCCCAGATTCCGATTAAGAATGACCCCGAAGCCAACGAAGCCGCCCTGGAGAAAGTCCGGCTAGACAAGGTGCGTGAGGCCAAAAACGGCCACGACGGTACCTGGGTAGCCCACCCCGGCCTGGTGCCGGTAGCCCTGGCCGTGTTCAACGAGCTGATGCCCCAGCCCAACCAGATCGACAACAAGCGCGAGGACGTGCAGGTAACCGCCGCCGACCTGGTGAAAGCGCCCCAGGGCACTATCACTGAAGACGGGCTCAAGCTCAACATCGACGTGGCCATTCAGTACATCGAAGCCTGGCTGGGCGGCAACGGCTGCGTGCCGATTTACAACCTGATGGAGGATGCCGCCACGGCCGAAATCAGCCGGGCCCAGGTGTGGCAGTGGCTGCACACGCCCGGTACCACCTTGCAGGACGGCCGCGAAATCACCGTGGAGCTGTACCGCTCGTACGTGCCCCAGCAATTGGAGAAAATCCGGGCGCTGGTGGGCGAGGAGCGCTATACCCGGGGCCAGTATCTGCCGGCCGCCCGCCTGTTCGACAGCCTGGTGACCAGCCAGAAGTTCGTCGAGTTCCTGACCGTGCCAGCCTACGAGCAGCTGCCGTAA
- the aceA gene encoding isocitrate lyase, producing MNKQERIAAIKHDWATNPRWKGVERPYSAEDVVKLQNSIRIEYSLARQGAERLWNLLHSEQYVAGLGALTGNQAVQEVQAGLNAIYLSGWQVAADANGAGQMYPDQSLYPVDSVPSVVKRINNALLRADQIQNLSGEGNVHWLVPIVADAEAGFGGNLNAFELMKMMIEAGAAGVHFEDQLSSAKKCGHLGGKVLVPTQEAINKLVAARLAADVLNVPTLVVARTDADAADLITSDVDERDLPFVLTDEERTSEGFYRVRPGVEACIARGLAYAPYADLLWMETSHPDLEQARAFAEGIHAQFPGKLLAYNCSPSFNWASKLSVEQMETFREELAALGFKFQFITLAGFHALNTSMFELARAYRERGMAGYSELQEREFALQKHGFKAVKHQSFVGTGYFDAVQSVVSAGKASTSALVGSTEEAQFQNAH from the coding sequence ATGAACAAGCAAGAACGTATTGCCGCCATCAAACACGACTGGGCCACGAATCCGCGCTGGAAAGGCGTGGAGCGGCCGTACTCGGCCGAGGATGTGGTGAAGCTGCAAAACTCCATCCGCATCGAGTATTCCCTGGCCCGGCAGGGCGCCGAACGGCTCTGGAATCTGCTGCACTCGGAGCAGTACGTAGCCGGCCTCGGTGCCCTGACCGGCAACCAGGCCGTGCAGGAAGTGCAGGCCGGACTGAACGCCATTTACCTCAGCGGCTGGCAGGTGGCCGCCGATGCCAACGGCGCCGGCCAGATGTACCCCGACCAAAGCCTCTACCCCGTGGATAGCGTGCCGAGCGTGGTGAAGCGCATCAACAACGCCCTGCTGCGCGCCGACCAGATTCAGAACCTGAGCGGGGAGGGCAACGTGCATTGGCTGGTGCCCATCGTGGCTGATGCCGAGGCCGGTTTTGGGGGCAACCTCAACGCGTTTGAGCTGATGAAGATGATGATTGAGGCCGGGGCGGCCGGGGTGCATTTCGAGGATCAGCTGTCCTCGGCCAAGAAGTGCGGCCACCTGGGCGGCAAGGTGCTGGTGCCCACCCAGGAGGCCATCAACAAGCTGGTAGCCGCCCGCCTGGCCGCCGACGTGCTGAACGTGCCCACGCTGGTCGTGGCCCGCACCGACGCCGACGCGGCCGACCTGATTACCTCCGACGTGGACGAGCGGGACCTGCCCTTCGTGCTCACCGACGAGGAGCGCACCAGTGAGGGTTTCTACCGGGTGCGGCCCGGCGTGGAGGCCTGCATTGCCCGCGGCCTGGCCTACGCTCCCTACGCCGACCTGCTGTGGATGGAAACCTCGCACCCCGACCTGGAGCAGGCCCGCGCCTTTGCCGAAGGCATTCACGCCCAGTTTCCCGGCAAGCTGCTGGCGTATAACTGCTCCCCGTCGTTCAACTGGGCTTCCAAGCTGAGCGTGGAGCAGATGGAAACCTTCCGGGAGGAGCTGGCGGCCCTGGGCTTCAAATTCCAGTTCATCACCCTGGCGGGCTTCCACGCCCTGAACACCAGCATGTTTGAGCTGGCCCGGGCGTACCGGGAGCGGGGCATGGCTGGCTACTCGGAGTTGCAAGAGCGGGAGTTTGCCCTCCAGAAGCACGGTTTCAAGGCCGTCAAGCACCAGTCGTTCGTGGGCACGGGCTACTTTGATGCCGTGCAAAGCGTGGTGTCTGCGGGCAAGGCCAGCACCTCGGCCCTGGTAGGTTCTACCGAGGAAGCGCAGTTCCAGAACGCGCACTAA